One window from the genome of Anticarsia gemmatalis isolate Benzon Research Colony breed Stoneville strain chromosome 8, ilAntGemm2 primary, whole genome shotgun sequence encodes:
- the LOC142974563 gene encoding uncharacterized protein LOC142974563, whose translation MSASRAGRATLRRWWPLALAAALLAALGVSLRTEHEARAHFPRAQPQALAHLLADFSQQPNIGSWTVLEDRSNYTTWRYSVAYECGARCAGRGRVEAHDWHASDAPAHGAAAAHRVTVRLRACAPPPLLPWPFFCDETETVSAVRREAAGARLAVRAWAECSALAALSGACGARLRAQLDAHLLRVRAALHERHHSA comes from the exons ATGAGCGCGAGTCGAGCGGGGCGGGCGACGCTGCGGCGCTGGTGGCCGctggcgctggcggcggcgctGCTGGCGGCGCTCGGCGTGTCGCTGCGCACCGAGCACGAGGCGCGCGCGCACTTCCCGCGCGCCCAGCCGCAGGCGCTCGCGCATCTCCTCGCCGACTTCTCGCAGCAGCCCAACAT AGGCTCGTGGACGGTGCTGGAGGACCGCAGCAACTACACCACGTGGCGCTACTCCGTGGCCTACGAGTGCGGCGCGCGTTGCGCCGGCCGCGGCCGCGTGGAGGCGCACGACTGGCACGCGAGCGACGCGCCCGCGCACGGGGCCGCCGCCGCGCACCGCGTCACCGTGCGCCTGCGCGCCTGCGCCCCGCCGCCGCTGCTGCCTTGGCCCTTCTTCTGCG ATGAGACGGAGACGGTGTCGGCGGTGCGGCGcgaggcggcgggcgcgcggctGGCGGTGCGCGCGTGGGCCGAGTGCTCGGCGCTGGCGGCGCTGAGCGGCGCGTGCGGCGCCCGCCTGCGCGCGCAGCTGGACGCGCACCTGCTGCGCGTGCGCGCGGCGCTGCACGAGCGACACCACTCTGCTTGA